In the genome of Mucisphaera calidilacus, one region contains:
- a CDS encoding EAL and HDOD domain-containing protein produces the protein MSETAPNDQFARDLASLSGRHPILDRKDQLVAYELDVNTGPGGGRQRFEIARRLLDHASFATAKTIFFRVDPSDLAAGHHHLLPASRVVLCVPASGRALDKFIDAYAHLAAKGYTLALDGIGSGAGSTENTSNTLSYASFVRLDLNAISDEERLNALVASLQKRKIRIIGTGVEDPVRREIAQRNAIDLFKGFYFLKPRIVPRRQASPLTFSYMELIARLNAKNINFSELEETIKSDISLSTQLLKYLNTPALGLREKVTSLHQALVLLGENEIRKWASSLIIGNLANACPDHLNTLSLVRARFCESLAEHRGRTDELLDHYLVGLLSLLDVITHQPLDELTLTQGIKPAVRLALLGSRSDLGQAIALTRACERGDAVAASAFAGRLGIDHAHALALYNQALVWGEQLHHGTRNATKAA, from the coding sequence ATGAGTGAGACCGCGCCTAACGACCAGTTCGCCAGAGACCTGGCCAGCCTCAGCGGCAGGCACCCGATCCTCGACCGCAAGGACCAGCTCGTCGCCTACGAGCTCGACGTCAACACCGGTCCCGGGGGCGGACGCCAACGTTTCGAGATCGCGCGACGGCTCCTCGACCACGCCTCGTTCGCCACCGCCAAGACCATCTTCTTCCGCGTCGACCCGTCTGACCTCGCCGCCGGGCACCACCACCTGCTGCCCGCCTCACGCGTCGTGCTCTGCGTCCCTGCCTCGGGCCGCGCGCTCGACAAGTTCATCGATGCCTATGCGCACCTCGCCGCCAAGGGCTACACCCTCGCGCTCGACGGCATCGGCTCCGGTGCCGGCAGCACCGAGAACACCTCCAACACCCTCAGCTACGCCAGTTTCGTCCGGCTCGATCTCAACGCCATTTCCGACGAAGAACGCCTCAACGCTCTCGTCGCCTCCCTGCAGAAGCGCAAGATCCGCATCATCGGCACGGGTGTCGAGGACCCCGTACGCAGGGAGATCGCACAACGCAACGCCATCGACCTCTTCAAGGGCTTCTACTTCCTCAAGCCGCGCATCGTCCCGAGACGACAGGCCTCGCCGCTGACCTTCAGCTACATGGAACTCATCGCGCGGCTCAACGCGAAGAACATCAACTTCAGCGAGCTCGAAGAGACCATCAAGTCCGACATCAGCCTCTCCACCCAGCTGCTGAAGTATCTCAACACGCCCGCGCTGGGCCTCCGAGAAAAGGTCACCTCGCTCCACCAGGCGCTCGTGCTCCTTGGCGAGAACGAGATCCGCAAGTGGGCTTCCTCGCTGATCATCGGCAACCTCGCCAACGCCTGCCCCGACCACCTCAACACCCTCTCGCTCGTCCGCGCCCGCTTCTGCGAGTCCCTCGCCGAGCACCGCGGGCGCACCGACGAACTCCTTGATCACTACCTCGTCGGCCTGCTCTCGCTCCTCGACGTGATCACCCATCAGCCGCTCGACGAGCTCACACTGACGCAGGGCATCAAGCCCGCCGTCCGGCTCGCCCTGCTCGGCAGCCGATCCGACCTCGGGCAGGCCATCGCGCTGACACGGGCCTGCGAGCGTGGCGACGCCGTCGCCGCCTCCGCCTTCGCCGGCCGTCTCGGGATCGATCACGCCCACGCGCTCGCGCTCTACAACCAGGCCCTCGTCTGGGGCGAGCAGCTTCACCACGGCACGCGCAACGCCACCAAAGCCGCCTGA